In a genomic window of Pseudomonas putida:
- a CDS encoding histidine phosphatase family protein, whose amino-acid sequence MFNSSTGLGKTPRLFKLLIALFGALLLAALVTGFVMWPRSPVNLVNAQSSLKAQMFKGWEAGEMVVLVRHAERCDQSTNPCLGPEDGITKVGTDEAKLVGQGLERLGMAQADVLSSPLTRTTQTAHYMFGKDAQTQQWLVDCGSTWRNDIVAHKRAYRNLVLVTHSGCIGEFEAMSGFRHAKKSQYGSSLFVHVDNNGQLQVLGVVNTEDWRTLSNK is encoded by the coding sequence TTGTTTAACTCATCAACGGGCCTCGGCAAGACGCCACGACTGTTCAAGTTGCTGATCGCCCTTTTCGGCGCCCTGCTGTTAGCGGCGCTGGTGACCGGCTTTGTCATGTGGCCCCGCTCCCCCGTGAACCTGGTCAACGCTCAATCCTCGCTCAAGGCGCAAATGTTCAAGGGATGGGAAGCCGGCGAGATGGTGGTCCTGGTTCGCCATGCCGAGCGTTGCGACCAATCCACCAATCCATGCCTGGGGCCGGAAGACGGCATTACCAAAGTGGGCACTGACGAAGCGAAGCTCGTCGGCCAAGGCCTGGAGCGACTGGGAATGGCGCAGGCCGATGTACTGAGCAGCCCGCTCACCCGCACCACACAAACCGCGCATTACATGTTTGGCAAAGATGCCCAGACGCAACAGTGGCTGGTGGACTGTGGCAGCACCTGGCGCAACGACATCGTGGCGCACAAGCGCGCCTATCGGAATCTGGTGCTGGTTACCCATAGCGGTTGCATCGGCGAATTCGAAGCCATGAGCGGTTTCAGGCATGCAAAGAAAAGCCAGTATGGTAGTTCATTGTTTGTTCACGTTGATAACAATGGACAACTTCAAGTGCTGGGTGTTGTGAATACCGAAGACTGGCGCACTTTGTCCAACAAATAA
- a CDS encoding PqiC family protein → MDLLKVTLIAALSLLAACRSDPIQFHTLTPAQLSGSTRSTADIQIELLTVPPQVDRPQIVVRQGNTGMAILETQWWGASLVDELRSALLDQIVNNNPQRKVSVRLEVQRFDSIPGQYGLIDVKWRLRSDDNVKMSCHSTLQTRSGPSIDELVAAQQTNVKQLAALISKAASSTQSSCPSL, encoded by the coding sequence ATGGATCTGCTTAAAGTTACGTTGATCGCTGCGTTGTCATTGCTCGCCGCCTGCCGCAGCGACCCGATTCAATTCCATACCCTGACACCGGCCCAGTTGAGTGGCAGTACAAGGAGCACGGCGGATATCCAGATAGAACTGCTGACCGTTCCGCCCCAGGTCGATCGCCCGCAGATTGTCGTGCGCCAGGGCAATACCGGCATGGCCATCCTCGAAACCCAATGGTGGGGGGCCAGCCTGGTGGATGAATTGCGCAGCGCCCTGCTCGATCAGATTGTCAACAACAACCCGCAACGCAAGGTCTCGGTACGTCTTGAGGTGCAGCGCTTCGATTCGATTCCCGGGCAGTACGGCTTGATTGATGTGAAATGGCGGCTGCGCAGCGACGACAACGTCAAGATGTCTTGCCACAGCACACTGCAGACGCGTTCCGGGCCGTCCATCGATGAACTGGTGGCGGCGCAGCAGACCAACGTCAAACAATTGGCCGCACTGATCAGCAAGGCGGCCTCAAGCACACAATCGAGCTGCCCTTCCCTGTAG
- a CDS encoding intermembrane transport protein PqiB, with translation MQSPTTNGPQAPGQAPVKTRRFGVSLVWIVPIVAVLVGISLVVHSILQEGPTITLNFKTGDGLVANKTEVKYRSVVIGHVTDVELSGDQKSVNATVKLAKQAESFTREDSKFWVVRPRIGAGGVSGIDTLLSGDYIGADAGQANGRAKNFKGLENPPAITYGEPGKRFTLHTQDLGSLDIGSPVYYRKIPVGQVVAYALDPDGKGVNIDLFIHAPNDVYVTENTRFWNASGVDVNVGANGFSVKTESLSSILVGGIAFRAPEYSPGDKPAAEEYAYELFDDQQTALAPPNGKPQFLALRFEQAMRGLKVDAPVEFLGVEIGKVVSVNLDFDAKKRSFPVNVGIVIYPQRLGQAHVKMLEALKHDPNDEAAAVRIIGSFIENGLRAQARTGNLLTGQLYIALDFFPKAEKVAFDPSARPVMVPTVPGSLEQLQEKLEAMVNKFNQLPIERIAGNLDGNLVEMRKTLGQFNAKTLPGVQNTLTDVSKTLQSANTTLQSASSTLADDSPQREKLSQTLEELGRTSRALRDLADYLGRHPESLIRGRPDNAAPMDLQGPPSK, from the coding sequence ATGCAGTCACCAACCACTAACGGGCCGCAGGCTCCCGGGCAGGCCCCGGTCAAGACCCGTCGATTTGGGGTTTCTCTGGTCTGGATCGTACCGATCGTCGCGGTACTGGTAGGGATCTCCCTGGTGGTCCACAGCATCCTGCAGGAAGGGCCGACCATTACCCTCAATTTCAAGACCGGCGACGGTCTGGTCGCCAACAAGACCGAGGTCAAATACCGCAGCGTGGTCATCGGCCACGTCACGGACGTGGAGCTGAGCGGTGACCAGAAAAGTGTCAACGCCACCGTCAAGCTGGCCAAACAGGCCGAAAGCTTTACCCGTGAAGATTCCAAGTTCTGGGTGGTGAGGCCACGCATCGGGGCCGGTGGCGTGTCAGGCATCGACACCCTGCTCTCCGGCGACTATATCGGTGCCGATGCCGGCCAGGCCAATGGCCGCGCGAAGAACTTCAAGGGCCTGGAAAACCCGCCGGCGATCACTTACGGCGAACCGGGCAAGCGTTTCACCTTGCACACTCAGGATCTGGGCTCGCTGGATATCGGCTCCCCGGTCTACTACCGCAAGATCCCCGTGGGCCAGGTGGTGGCCTACGCCCTGGATCCTGACGGCAAGGGCGTGAACATCGATCTGTTCATCCATGCGCCCAATGACGTCTATGTCACCGAGAACACGCGCTTCTGGAATGCCAGCGGTGTCGACGTGAACGTCGGCGCCAACGGCTTCTCGGTCAAGACCGAATCCCTGTCCTCGATCCTGGTCGGCGGTATCGCCTTCCGCGCGCCCGAATACAGCCCTGGCGACAAACCGGCGGCGGAGGAATATGCCTACGAGTTGTTCGACGATCAGCAAACCGCCCTCGCCCCACCCAACGGCAAGCCGCAGTTCCTGGCTTTGCGTTTCGAGCAGGCGATGCGTGGGTTGAAGGTCGATGCGCCGGTGGAGTTCCTGGGTGTGGAAATCGGCAAGGTGGTGTCGGTCAATCTGGACTTCGATGCCAAAAAACGCAGCTTTCCGGTCAACGTCGGCATCGTGATTTATCCGCAGCGCCTGGGTCAGGCCCACGTCAAGATGCTTGAAGCGCTCAAGCATGACCCTAACGATGAAGCCGCCGCCGTGCGGATCATCGGCTCCTTCATCGAAAACGGCCTGCGCGCCCAGGCCCGTACCGGCAACCTGTTGACGGGGCAGCTGTACATCGCCCTGGACTTCTTCCCGAAAGCGGAGAAAGTGGCCTTCGATCCGAGCGCCCGCCCGGTCATGGTTCCAACCGTTCCCGGCAGCCTCGAGCAGTTGCAGGAAAAACTCGAAGCGATGGTCAACAAGTTCAATCAACTGCCGATCGAACGGATTGCCGGCAATCTGGACGGCAACCTCGTGGAAATGCGCAAGACCCTGGGACAATTCAATGCCAAGACCCTGCCCGGAGTGCAAAACACGCTGACGGACGTCAGCAAAACCCTGCAGTCGGCCAATACCACCCTGCAATCGGCCAGTTCGACCCTGGCAGACGATTCGCCGCAACGGGAAAAACTGAGCCAGACCCTGGAAGAGCTGGGACGCACATCCCGCGCCCTGCGTGACCTCGCCGACTACCTGGGCCGGCATCCCGAGTCGCTGATTCGCGGTCGCCCGGACAATGCCGCACCGATGGACCTGCAAGGACCACCGAGCAAATGA
- a CDS encoding paraquat-inducible protein A has protein sequence MTTPPVADDLNLCLCHSCGLACDMTHEPHECERCGAPLHRRKTNSLIRTWAYMITALVFYIPANLLPVMNTKMLGNGADSTIMSGVLEFWEAGAWDIALIIFIASIAVPGIKFVAITLLLVTVQRDSLWAQKERSKLYRFVEVIGYWSMLDVIVVALVASLVKFQALADIEPRPGILFFGLVVVFTMLSAMSFDPRMIWDRERKAPHNEEVTDAVTNH, from the coding sequence ATGACAACGCCTCCGGTAGCCGACGACCTCAACCTGTGCCTGTGCCACAGCTGCGGGCTGGCCTGCGACATGACCCATGAACCCCACGAATGCGAGCGTTGCGGTGCGCCGCTGCACCGACGCAAGACCAACTCGTTGATACGCACCTGGGCTTACATGATCACGGCACTGGTGTTTTACATCCCGGCCAATCTGCTGCCGGTGATGAACACCAAAATGCTCGGCAATGGCGCCGACAGCACGATCATGAGTGGCGTGCTGGAATTCTGGGAAGCCGGTGCCTGGGACATCGCCCTGATCATTTTCATTGCCAGTATCGCCGTGCCCGGCATCAAGTTTGTCGCGATCACATTGTTATTGGTCACCGTGCAGCGCGACAGTTTGTGGGCGCAAAAGGAGCGTTCGAAGCTGTATCGCTTCGTCGAGGTGATTGGCTACTGGTCGATGCTCGATGTGATCGTGGTCGCCCTGGTGGCCTCGCTGGTGAAGTTCCAGGCCCTGGCCGACATCGAGCCGCGGCCGGGCATTCTGTTTTTTGGGCTGGTGGTGGTGTTCACCATGCTGTCGGCGATGAGTTTCGACCCGCGCATGATCTGGGATAGAGAACGCAAAGCCCCACACAATGAGGAGGTCACGGATGCAGTCACCAACCACTAA
- a CDS encoding paraquat-inducible protein A, producing the protein MATTDQLIICEHCDCVYEKTTLAKHQKTLCTRCGGVLQRYNGLTVEQRLALTFTALMLWIFANFYPVMSISLKGLKNSATLWDSVLALSLGPITFIALVAAIAMIIAPIFQLALLIWVLGFALGHRRSPGFKFCMRWLEALRPWSMLEVCLLGAMVAVIKLAGLLDVLPGIGLFALAVLSLMMIRVAGRDIRELWDIL; encoded by the coding sequence ATGGCAACGACAGACCAATTGATCATCTGCGAGCACTGCGACTGCGTGTACGAGAAAACCACGCTCGCCAAACATCAGAAAACCCTCTGCACACGCTGCGGCGGGGTGCTGCAGCGCTATAACGGCCTGACCGTCGAGCAACGACTGGCGCTCACCTTCACGGCGTTGATGCTGTGGATTTTCGCCAATTTCTACCCGGTGATGAGCATCAGCCTCAAAGGCCTGAAAAACAGTGCGACGCTCTGGGATTCGGTATTGGCCCTGAGCCTGGGGCCGATCACCTTCATTGCGCTGGTTGCGGCGATTGCCATGATTATTGCGCCAATATTTCAACTGGCACTGCTGATCTGGGTCCTGGGCTTCGCCCTGGGCCATCGGCGCTCGCCAGGGTTCAAATTCTGCATGCGCTGGCTCGAAGCCCTCAGGCCCTGGAGCATGCTCGAAGTCTGCCTGCTGGGCGCGATGGTGGCGGTGATCAAGCTCGCCGGGCTGCTGGATGTGCTGCCCGGTATCGGCCTGTTCGCCCTGGCCGTGCTCAGCCTCATGATGATCCGTGTCGCCGGCCGCGATATCCGTGAGCTATGGGACATCCTATGA